The Rhodocytophaga rosea genome has a segment encoding these proteins:
- a CDS encoding gluconokinase, translating to MVFVVFGVSGSGKTTIGSLLAETMGWNFYDADNFHPAANVEKMRQGIPLTDADRIPWLDSLRELIKRCKATQENAVLACSALRDSYRKFLQTGGDVRFIYLKGDYSLIEQRLKIRKGHFMNPGLLMSQFKTLEEPKEDVLVVDVAPTPEEIVQTIVKQLPVNK from the coding sequence ATGGTATTCGTTGTGTTTGGAGTGTCAGGTTCAGGTAAGACCACTATAGGCTCGTTGCTGGCAGAAACAATGGGCTGGAATTTTTATGATGCGGATAATTTTCATCCGGCTGCCAATGTGGAGAAAATGAGGCAGGGTATTCCGCTTACGGATGCCGACCGGATTCCCTGGCTGGATTCCTTACGAGAGTTAATAAAAAGATGTAAAGCCACACAGGAAAATGCAGTTCTTGCCTGCTCTGCACTTAGAGATTCTTACCGTAAATTTCTGCAAACTGGGGGTGATGTGCGATTCATTTACCTAAAAGGCGACTATAGCCTGATTGAGCAACGGTTAAAAATCCGCAAAGGCCATTTTATGAACCCAGGTTTGCTGATGAGCCAGTTTAAAACCCTCGAGGAACCTAAGGAAGATGTGCTAGTAGTAGATGTAGCGCCCACACCTGAAGAAATCGTACAAACTATTGTAAAGCAATTACCTGTTAATAAATAG
- a CDS encoding LruC domain-containing protein, with amino-acid sequence MYLPNRASNILNKFGWLILSPVLFVFLFACEKVSTKVGPIQTETPLIDKHFNFSTTNEVDVAISAKDAQGKPIRMTNIQIFDKDPEEGGILLMKGGTDNTGKLSAFKAIPSYITEVTILGNYLGVPDKIIVPVSNQRISYIFTPVLLNSGERLATANARTTVGPYTFMGAYNKQGVPAYLSMPNDVIDADFLTAINTSLPERQKVNPAYLASGLSTDVSLVKETELIITFVNEGGSYKNAFGYYTYPLATPPQSAADIDTKTIVFPNASFTGSGGGLASGNKVKLPGKIPAGTGVGFFIVVNGWNGTSISETADILFSNPALNAGTPAQKQQSVLLNYKDKYILAFEDKKRSLPGSDDDFNDVMFYITSLVPDAVDDEEIPPTEEEEDCDKDGVPDENDAYPCDEKQAYDNVSEGTLAFEDLWPSKGDFDMNDLVVNYKHNIITNSQNKVVELKSTFDLIAMGARYKNGFGFQIPKLTSSQIASITSSHDKTLLENGQDKATILVFENAFDFVPSGQDAMINTYAHLPKVTCGIVTISIKFNTALTMQELGSAPFNPFLIGDQKRGYEVHLPGYLPTSKADLSLFGTKDDASLVAEGIYYKTAEGMPFALHLPVGKFKYPVEMAAITQTHLKFTPWAISNGTTFADWYLDLPGYRDATKIYNQ; translated from the coding sequence ATGTATCTCCCAAACAGAGCTTCGAACATACTAAACAAATTCGGCTGGCTTATTCTGAGTCCGGTCTTATTTGTTTTTTTGTTTGCCTGTGAAAAAGTTTCCACTAAAGTTGGCCCTATTCAAACGGAAACTCCATTAATAGACAAACATTTTAATTTTTCTACTACCAATGAAGTAGACGTTGCCATTTCAGCAAAGGATGCCCAGGGAAAGCCCATCCGTATGACCAACATACAGATTTTTGACAAAGACCCGGAAGAGGGAGGGATACTGCTGATGAAAGGTGGAACCGATAATACCGGTAAGCTATCTGCTTTTAAAGCGATTCCTTCCTATATAACAGAAGTAACGATTCTAGGCAACTACCTGGGTGTTCCGGATAAAATTATTGTTCCGGTAAGTAACCAGAGAATAAGCTATATTTTCACACCAGTCCTACTTAATAGTGGCGAACGTTTGGCAACAGCAAATGCCCGTACCACTGTCGGCCCCTATACATTTATGGGTGCTTATAATAAACAAGGCGTACCTGCTTATCTTTCGATGCCTAATGATGTTATAGATGCCGATTTTCTTACTGCCATCAATACCAGTTTACCGGAAAGGCAAAAAGTAAATCCGGCTTACCTTGCATCAGGATTATCTACAGATGTGTCTTTGGTAAAGGAGACTGAATTGATTATTACCTTTGTTAATGAAGGAGGCTCGTATAAAAATGCATTCGGGTATTATACATATCCACTGGCTACTCCTCCCCAATCAGCGGCTGATATTGATACTAAAACGATTGTATTCCCGAATGCGTCTTTCACTGGAAGTGGTGGAGGATTAGCTTCCGGTAATAAAGTGAAACTGCCGGGAAAGATCCCTGCCGGAACTGGTGTAGGCTTTTTTATTGTAGTGAATGGATGGAATGGAACAAGTATCTCTGAAACGGCTGATATTTTATTTTCCAATCCTGCTTTAAATGCTGGTACACCTGCCCAAAAGCAGCAAAGCGTACTTCTCAACTATAAGGACAAATATATTCTGGCTTTTGAAGACAAAAAACGCAGTCTTCCAGGATCAGATGATGATTTTAATGATGTGATGTTCTATATTACTTCATTGGTGCCGGATGCAGTAGATGATGAGGAAATACCACCTACGGAAGAAGAAGAAGATTGTGATAAGGATGGGGTGCCGGATGAAAATGATGCTTATCCGTGCGATGAAAAGCAAGCCTATGACAACGTGAGTGAAGGTACTCTGGCTTTTGAAGATTTGTGGCCAAGCAAAGGTGATTTTGATATGAATGACCTGGTTGTCAATTACAAGCACAATATTATTACCAATAGCCAGAACAAAGTAGTTGAATTAAAATCTACGTTTGACCTGATTGCAATGGGAGCCAGGTATAAAAATGGATTTGGCTTTCAGATTCCTAAACTTACCTCTTCCCAGATTGCAAGTATTACCAGTAGCCATGACAAAACGCTTCTGGAAAATGGCCAGGATAAAGCTACTATCCTCGTATTTGAAAATGCTTTTGATTTTGTGCCTTCTGGCCAGGATGCAATGATAAATACATATGCTCATTTACCTAAGGTAACTTGTGGTATTGTAACTATAAGTATTAAATTTAATACTGCTCTTACTATGCAGGAGTTAGGCTCTGCGCCATTTAACCCTTTCTTAATTGGCGATCAGAAGAGAGGATATGAGGTACATTTGCCAGGTTATTTACCTACATCTAAAGCAGATCTTTCTCTTTTTGGAACAAAAGACGATGCCAGCCTAGTAGCAGAAGGTATCTATTATAAAACGGCTGAAGGAATGCCTTTCGCCTTGCACCTGCCTGTAGGCAAATTTAAGTACCCCGTTGAAATGGCTGCCATTACGCAAACGCACCTCAAATTTACCCCATGGGCTATCAGTAATGGTACTACTTTTGCCGACTGGTATCTGGATCTGCCCGGGTATAGGGATGCAACAAAGATTTATAATCAATAA